From one Candidatus Binataceae bacterium genomic stretch:
- a CDS encoding FHA domain-containing protein, translated as MAARLVAIGDSTPREFPLNRDRAAIGSAAGSDLLLADRTVSRNHATLERRDGVWFLADTGSTNGTFRNGERVNTATRLRDGDELRWGAVRYRFADEIQASAAAPMPARRKSVWRFAALVLILVAAFGTTLFVINFDRMENPGVTPTARATSLLATAPAAASPATAPAVTPQVATAATPVPPAPPESEPLGWLIALNNYRRAAGVAEVSDDPRLSPGCAAHSRYIVKNFSAAIGRGLGGTIHTEDSAKPWFTAAGLNAARNGDVDEMWDPGHVATPSWAIDNLMEGPFHRVSMLDPRLRSVGYGHFCENGYCVATLDIHSDASGLTPPLAKPIEYPPDGATITTTSFTGEWPNPLTSCPGYVAPAGYAITLQPGAGAVPPVTNYSLTRTAPTAQKLDACALTAQTYTNPDPVAQEVTRAGLRAYGAIVIMPRQPLQRGDYAVSITAGAQTYAWSFSVNP; from the coding sequence ATGGCCGCGCGACTCGTTGCGATCGGCGACTCGACCCCGCGCGAGTTCCCGCTCAATCGCGACCGCGCCGCCATTGGCAGCGCAGCGGGTAGCGATCTCCTCCTCGCCGACCGGACCGTCTCCCGCAATCACGCGACCCTCGAGCGGCGCGACGGCGTCTGGTTTCTCGCGGATACCGGCTCGACCAATGGCACGTTTCGCAACGGGGAGCGCGTCAACACCGCGACCCGCCTGCGCGACGGCGACGAACTGCGCTGGGGTGCCGTGCGCTATCGCTTCGCCGATGAGATCCAGGCGTCTGCGGCTGCGCCCATGCCCGCGCGGCGCAAAAGCGTATGGCGCTTCGCGGCCTTGGTCCTGATTCTTGTCGCCGCCTTCGGCACGACGCTCTTCGTGATCAATTTCGACCGGATGGAAAATCCCGGCGTCACCCCGACCGCGCGAGCAACTTCATTGCTAGCGACCGCGCCCGCAGCGGCATCGCCCGCCACTGCACCAGCCGTCACTCCGCAGGTCGCCACCGCGGCCACTCCGGTGCCGCCGGCCCCGCCCGAGTCCGAACCGCTGGGTTGGCTCATCGCCTTGAACAACTATCGACGGGCCGCAGGCGTCGCCGAGGTCAGCGACGACCCGCGCTTGAGTCCCGGCTGCGCCGCGCATTCCCGCTATATCGTCAAGAATTTCAGCGCCGCGATCGGCCGCGGTCTCGGCGGTACGATCCATACTGAGGACTCGGCCAAGCCCTGGTTCACCGCAGCCGGCTTGAACGCGGCGCGCAATGGCGACGTCGACGAGATGTGGGACCCCGGCCATGTCGCAACGCCGTCGTGGGCGATCGACAATCTGATGGAGGGACCCTTTCATCGCGTCTCGATGCTCGACCCGCGCCTGCGCAGCGTCGGCTATGGCCATTTCTGCGAGAACGGCTACTGCGTCGCGACGCTTGATATCCACAGCGACGCCAGCGGACTCACGCCGCCGCTCGCCAAACCGATTGAGTATCCACCCGACGGCGCCACGATTACCACGACCTCCTTCACTGGAGAATGGCCCAATCCGCTGACCAGTTGCCCAGGCTACGTCGCGCCTGCGGGCTACGCGATCACGCTGCAGCCCGGCGCCGGGGCAGTTCCACCAGTGACTAACTATTCGCTGACGCGCACCGCACCGACGGCACAAAAGCTCGACGCCTGCGCGCTCACGGCGCAGACCTACACGAACCCGGATCCGGTTGCTCAGGAAGTCACGCGCGCGGGTTTGCGCGCCTATGGCGCGATCGTGATCATGCCGCGCCAGCCCCTCCAACGCGGCGATTACGCAGTCTCGATCACCGCCGGCGCCCAGACCTACGCCTGGTCATTCTCCGTCAACCCATGA
- a CDS encoding type II toxin-antitoxin system Phd/YefM family antitoxin: MRLNDHEDRATWAVAEAKARFSEVIDRALADGPQTITRKGQKAVVVVSAEEWQRKTKRKGNLAEFFAASPLRGSNLKIKRSKDRPREIEV, from the coding sequence ATGAGATTAAATGATCACGAAGATCGCGCGACTTGGGCGGTTGCCGAGGCTAAGGCGCGCTTCAGCGAGGTGATTGACCGCGCACTCGCGGATGGTCCACAGACCATCACTCGTAAAGGTCAAAAGGCGGTGGTCGTCGTGTCGGCTGAGGAGTGGCAGCGCAAGACCAAACGCAAGGGCAACCTTGCGGAGTTCTTCGCGGCCTCGCCGCTGCGCGGCTCGAACCTGAAGATTAAACGGTCCAAGGATAGGCCGCGCGAGATTGAGGTGTGA
- a CDS encoding type II toxin-antitoxin system VapC family toxin, whose product MNFLVDTNVVSEWVTPQPDRNVISWLANVDEDRVFISVISFAEIRRGLEMLPAGRRRDRLAAWLTEELPVRFEDRILNIDPHVAETWGVVMARGQKLGLTLGSMDAFVAATAEVHTLTLATRNVKDFERLGISLLDPWQPG is encoded by the coding sequence GTGAATTTTCTGGTCGACACCAACGTGGTGTCGGAATGGGTCACGCCGCAACCGGATCGCAACGTTATTTCCTGGCTGGCCAACGTAGACGAAGACCGGGTGTTCATCAGCGTCATTTCGTTCGCGGAAATCCGCCGAGGGCTCGAGATGTTGCCGGCCGGGCGCCGCCGCGACCGCCTGGCGGCCTGGCTTACCGAGGAACTACCGGTGCGGTTCGAAGACCGCATCCTCAACATTGATCCGCACGTTGCTGAGACCTGGGGCGTGGTCATGGCACGGGGCCAGAAGCTCGGCCTGACGCTCGGGTCGATGGACGCGTTCGTCGCCGCCACCGCAGAGGTTCATACGCTCACGCTCGCTACCCGCAACGTGAAGGACTTCGAGCGCTTGGGCATCTCGCTGCTTGACCCTTGGCAGCCCGGTTAA
- a CDS encoding peptidylprolyl isomerase, with protein sequence MKTKLLRMASAALVALALTAAACQGAANPKLDGLPVRNTGHYVTLETDRGNIVLELYPEVAPKTVANFEKLSKDGFYNNLTFHRVEPGFVVQGGDPAGNGTGGPGYEVPAEISLTEKHLRGTLAMARTGDNVNPERKSSGSQFYICLAPAPFLDGQYTSFGGVVEGMNVVDQIKVGDHIKKAVVSSALPK encoded by the coding sequence ATGAAAACGAAATTACTCCGGATGGCGAGCGCTGCGCTCGTCGCGCTCGCGCTAACCGCCGCGGCCTGTCAGGGCGCGGCCAACCCTAAATTGGACGGATTACCTGTGCGCAACACTGGACATTACGTGACGCTCGAAACTGACCGCGGGAATATCGTGCTGGAACTTTATCCCGAGGTCGCTCCCAAAACTGTCGCCAACTTCGAAAAGCTCTCGAAGGACGGCTTCTATAACAACCTGACGTTTCATCGGGTCGAGCCCGGCTTCGTCGTGCAGGGTGGCGACCCGGCAGGCAACGGCACGGGCGGCCCCGGTTACGAGGTGCCGGCCGAAATCAGCTTGACCGAGAAACATCTGCGCGGCACCCTCGCGATGGCGCGGACCGGCGACAACGTCAATCCCGAGCGCAAATCCAGCGGCAGCCAGTTCTATATCTGCCTCGCCCCGGCGCCTTTCCTCGACGGCCAGTACACCTCGTTCGGCGGCGTCGTCGAAGGGATGAACGTGGTCGATCAGATCAAGGTCGGCGACCATATCAAGAAGGCCGTCGTCAGTAGCGCTCTGCCGAAATAG
- a CDS encoding PHP domain-containing protein produces MGASGSGQPQAAYFTQPAYFTVDLHLHTTRGSSDSNLSPKELIERARAIAIGAVCVTEHDNLWDLKEIAPLADAAGVVCIRGMEVTTEQGHVGVFGLNEYVGGIYKLAGLRKVVDQHGGIMIANHPFRYKLDPRFAFMNSDDEPIDPAHPERAAKLEIIQMCDAIEVLNAACSEEENQFALRVARALGLAEVAGSDSHSANSIGVATTLLAEPIRTDRDLIEAIRARQTRAGRGLLSGAVVPFELA; encoded by the coding sequence ATGGGCGCATCAGGAAGCGGCCAGCCGCAGGCGGCCTACTTCACCCAGCCAGCTTACTTCACCGTCGACCTGCACCTGCACACGACGCGCGGCAGCTCCGATTCCAATCTCTCGCCCAAGGAGCTGATCGAGCGCGCCCGCGCGATCGCGATCGGCGCGGTCTGCGTCACCGAACACGACAATCTGTGGGACTTAAAAGAGATCGCGCCGTTGGCCGATGCGGCCGGCGTCGTCTGTATCCGCGGGATGGAAGTGACTACCGAGCAGGGGCACGTCGGCGTCTTCGGTTTGAACGAGTATGTTGGCGGCATTTACAAGCTCGCGGGCTTGCGCAAGGTCGTCGATCAGCATGGCGGCATCATGATCGCGAACCATCCCTTTCGCTACAAGCTCGACCCGCGCTTCGCCTTCATGAACTCGGATGACGAGCCGATCGACCCGGCGCATCCCGAACGCGCGGCCAAGCTCGAAATCATTCAGATGTGCGACGCGATCGAAGTTTTGAACGCGGCTTGCTCCGAAGAGGAGAATCAGTTCGCCTTGCGAGTCGCGCGCGCCCTCGGCCTGGCCGAAGTTGCCGGCTCGGATTCGCACTCGGCCAATTCGATCGGCGTCGCAACGACATTGTTAGCTGAACCGATTCGCACCGACCGCGACCTGATCGAAGCGATTCGCGCGCGCCAAACGCGTGCGGGCCGCGGTCTGCTGAGCGGCGCCGTCGTGCCCTTCGAACTTGCTTAA
- a CDS encoding histidine phosphatase family protein — MALGPFYVAQKLVEHSDLRGAVMLMRHGETDWNREGRVMGRNPIELNARGRSQVEAAARFAAELRPDVIVTSPLVRARQTADIMAAGLGGIKIVEEPAIAEVLYGRWEGMVYHELIADPYYAEYRQAPVEKATPGGESIPQVQARGVGAVMDALGRYPGDRVMFVSHGDIIRTVLCHFMGLELAYFHRLRIDNASISTIQVAGKFAELKFLNLLADPAQAFIAPFAVKSADENRKR; from the coding sequence ATGGCGCTCGGTCCTTTTTACGTGGCACAGAAGCTCGTCGAGCATAGCGACCTGCGCGGGGCGGTGATGCTCATGCGGCACGGCGAGACCGACTGGAATCGCGAGGGCCGCGTGATGGGGCGCAACCCGATCGAGCTCAACGCGCGCGGGCGATCGCAGGTGGAGGCGGCGGCGCGCTTCGCGGCGGAGCTCCGGCCCGACGTGATCGTTACGAGCCCGCTCGTCCGTGCGCGACAAACCGCCGACATCATGGCGGCGGGGTTGGGGGGCATCAAGATCGTCGAAGAGCCGGCGATCGCCGAAGTGCTCTACGGCCGCTGGGAAGGGATGGTCTATCACGAGCTGATCGCCGACCCCTATTACGCCGAATATCGTCAGGCGCCGGTCGAGAAGGCAACCCCGGGCGGCGAGAGTATCCCGCAGGTGCAGGCGCGCGGGGTCGGTGCGGTGATGGACGCGCTCGGGCGCTATCCGGGTGACCGGGTGATGTTCGTTTCGCACGGCGACATCATTCGCACCGTGTTATGCCATTTCATGGGGCTGGAGTTGGCGTACTTTCATCGGTTGCGGATCGACAATGCGTCGATCTCGACGATTCAGGTTGCGGGCAAATTTGCCGAGCTGAAGTTCCTCAATTTACTCGCCGATCCCGCTCAGGCCTTCATCGCGCCGTTTGCGGTCAAGTCGGCGGACGAAAACCGCAAGCGCTAA
- the moeB gene encoding molybdopterin-synthase adenylyltransferase MoeB yields the protein MAKTSKNILDEARSTIKQIDIDEARRMLDKPGTVLVDVRESDEWRQGHIPQAVFIPRGFLELRIEEKVPDHKTPVILQCASGTRSLLAARTLHELGYENLYNLTGGFNAWKDRGLPFVADRAFTPDELTRYSRHFVIPEVGEKGQAKLLDAKVLILGAGALGSPTSMYLAAAGVGTIGLVDFDVVDLSNLQRQIIHTVDRVGMAKTESAQKQLSAINPGVKVVRHDVRLSAENVMEIVKAYDVVVNCGDNFPTRYLINDACVFAKKPLVDGAIFRFEGNATVFHPAAGGPCYRCLYPEPAPPDMAPSCAEAGVLGALPGVIGSIEALEAIKLILGAGKPLMGKMVYFDTLSSDYVRMLKIRRNPECPVCSDHPTQTTLIDYEAFCGLAAPTDGAHGHAQNQAQDHAAAAGR from the coding sequence ATGGCGAAAACCTCGAAGAATATCCTCGACGAAGCGCGCTCGACGATTAAGCAGATAGATATTGACGAGGCGCGCCGGATGCTCGACAAGCCCGGCACGGTGTTGGTCGATGTGCGCGAGAGCGACGAATGGCGGCAGGGCCATATTCCGCAGGCGGTGTTTATCCCGCGCGGCTTCCTCGAACTACGCATCGAGGAGAAAGTGCCCGATCATAAGACGCCGGTGATTCTCCAGTGCGCATCGGGGACGCGCTCGTTGCTGGCGGCACGCACACTGCACGAGCTGGGTTACGAAAACCTCTACAATCTGACCGGGGGTTTCAATGCCTGGAAAGATCGCGGGCTGCCCTTTGTTGCCGACCGGGCTTTTACGCCCGATGAATTAACCCGCTACTCGCGCCATTTTGTGATTCCGGAGGTGGGCGAGAAGGGGCAGGCGAAGCTGCTCGATGCGAAAGTGCTGATCCTCGGTGCGGGCGCTCTGGGCTCGCCCACGTCGATGTATCTTGCGGCGGCGGGCGTCGGCACGATCGGCCTGGTCGATTTCGACGTCGTCGATCTCTCTAATTTGCAGCGGCAGATTATTCACACCGTCGATCGCGTCGGGATGGCCAAGACGGAATCGGCGCAGAAGCAGCTCAGCGCGATCAATCCCGGCGTCAAGGTCGTCCGCCACGACGTGCGGCTCAGCGCCGAAAACGTGATGGAGATCGTCAAGGCTTACGACGTCGTCGTAAATTGCGGCGATAATTTCCCCACTCGCTACTTGATTAACGACGCCTGCGTATTCGCGAAAAAGCCCTTGGTGGACGGCGCGATTTTTCGTTTCGAGGGCAACGCCACGGTCTTTCATCCAGCCGCCGGCGGCCCGTGTTATCGCTGCCTCTACCCGGAGCCGGCGCCGCCCGACATGGCGCCCTCGTGCGCTGAGGCCGGAGTGCTCGGCGCGCTGCCGGGCGTGATCGGCTCAATCGAAGCGCTGGAGGCGATCAAGCTGATTCTCGGTGCGGGCAAGCCGCTGATGGGGAAGATGGTTTATTTCGATACGCTGTCGAGCGACTATGTGCGGATGCTAAAGATCCGGCGCAATCCGGAATGCCCGGTCTGCAGCGACCATCCGACGCAGACCACCCTGATCGATTACGAGGCGTTCTGCGGACTCGCCGCGCCGACCGACGGCGCTCACGGCCATGCCCAAAATCAGGCTCAAGATCACGCCGCCGCTGCTGGACGGTAA
- a CDS encoding peroxiredoxin, with the protein MPPQAEEARALEFAAAEVSLLDQHGRPHRLADYRGRCVVVYFYPKDDTPGCTVEGKEFRDLHAQFAALNCAIVGVSTDSLESHQSFAEKHAFPFTLLADTGGDLARAFGVLNGKTARRVTFVIGKDGRVARTFADVAPRGHASQVLNFVRTFLESHLMIGG; encoded by the coding sequence ATGCCGCCGCAAGCTGAGGAGGCGCGCGCACTGGAATTCGCCGCCGCCGAGGTCAGTCTGCTCGATCAGCACGGCCGGCCGCATCGGCTGGCCGATTATCGCGGACGCTGCGTCGTCGTCTATTTCTATCCGAAGGACGACACCCCCGGATGCACGGTCGAGGGCAAGGAATTCCGCGATCTGCATGCTCAGTTCGCGGCGCTCAACTGCGCGATCGTCGGAGTCAGCACCGACAGCTTGGAATCCCATCAGAGCTTTGCTGAAAAACATGCGTTTCCCTTTACGCTTCTCGCCGACACCGGTGGCGACCTCGCGCGCGCCTTTGGCGTGCTTAACGGCAAGACTGCCAGGCGCGTCACTTTCGTGATCGGCAAGGACGGACGGGTGGCGCGGACCTTCGCCGACGTGGCGCCGCGCGGTCACGCGAGTCAGGTGCTCAACTTTGTGCGAACCTTCCTCGAATCGCACCTCATGATCGGCGGGTAA
- the thiC gene encoding phosphomethylpyrimidine synthase ThiC, whose amino-acid sequence MTQLEAARQGIITQQISEVAEDEGLSVEEIRELVASGEVVIPHNLHHDFRAIGIGRRLRTKVNANIGASNFHQLVSEEVEKLYTAVRYGADSVMDLSTGTDLDQIRVEILSRCQVILGTVPIYQVASENSIMDLETKFFLDVIERQARQGVDYMTLHCGVTRDSVSKLRGHQRIEGIVSRGGALLAAWIERTGNENPLYEHYDEVCDILREHDVTISLGDGLRPGATGDATDRGQLAELLILGELTERARARGVQVMIEGPGHVPLDQIEANVKLQKRVCGGAPFYVLGPLTCDVAPGYDHITGAIGGAIASAAGTDFLCYVTPAEHLRLPDIEDVREGVIATRIAAHSGDLVKGVRAAKAWNDQMSRYRKALNWEGMYAMAMDPDKARRYKEESEAGGSNVCSMCGSLCSINIDNAAIKFTKRRAVAEQAEVHAAAS is encoded by the coding sequence ATGACTCAACTTGAAGCTGCACGACAGGGTATCATCACCCAACAGATAAGCGAGGTCGCCGAGGATGAAGGCCTCAGCGTCGAGGAAATTCGCGAGCTGGTGGCCTCGGGCGAGGTCGTCATTCCGCACAACCTGCATCATGATTTTCGCGCGATCGGGATCGGGCGCAGGCTGCGCACCAAGGTCAATGCGAATATCGGGGCCTCCAACTTTCATCAGTTGGTGAGCGAGGAGGTCGAGAAGCTCTACACTGCGGTGCGCTACGGCGCAGATTCGGTGATGGATCTCTCGACTGGCACCGACCTCGATCAGATTCGGGTTGAGATTTTGTCGCGCTGCCAGGTGATTCTCGGCACGGTGCCGATTTACCAGGTGGCGTCGGAAAACTCGATCATGGATCTCGAGACGAAGTTTTTCCTCGATGTGATTGAGCGCCAGGCCCGCCAAGGCGTGGACTACATGACGCTCCATTGCGGCGTGACGCGCGACAGCGTCAGCAAGCTGCGGGGCCATCAGCGGATCGAGGGTATCGTCTCGCGCGGGGGGGCGCTGCTCGCGGCCTGGATTGAGCGCACCGGCAACGAGAATCCGCTCTACGAACATTACGACGAGGTCTGCGACATTCTGCGCGAGCATGACGTCACGATTTCGTTGGGGGACGGCCTGCGGCCCGGCGCGACTGGCGACGCGACTGATCGCGGCCAGCTGGCTGAGCTGCTGATTCTCGGCGAGCTGACCGAGCGGGCGCGCGCACGCGGCGTGCAGGTGATGATCGAAGGGCCAGGGCATGTGCCGCTCGATCAGATTGAGGCCAACGTCAAGCTGCAAAAGCGGGTGTGCGGGGGCGCGCCCTTCTACGTTCTTGGACCGCTGACCTGCGACGTTGCGCCCGGTTACGATCATATCACCGGCGCGATCGGCGGCGCGATCGCGTCGGCCGCCGGCACCGACTTCCTGTGCTACGTGACGCCCGCGGAGCATCTGCGGCTGCCCGATATCGAGGATGTGCGCGAAGGCGTGATCGCCACGCGGATCGCGGCGCATTCGGGCGACCTGGTGAAGGGCGTGCGTGCCGCCAAGGCCTGGAATGATCAGATGTCGCGGTATCGCAAAGCGCTCAATTGGGAAGGGATGTACGCGATGGCAATGGATCCGGACAAGGCTCGGCGCTACAAGGAAGAAAGCGAGGCCGGCGGGTCGAACGTCTGCAGCATGTGTGGGTCGCTCTGCTCGATCAATATCGATAACGCTGCGATCAAGTTTACCAAACGGCGCGCGGTCGCGGAGCAGGCTGAAGTTCATGCCGCCGCAAGCTGA
- a CDS encoding SDR family oxidoreductase codes for MGKLDGKVAVITGAASGMGRATALRFAKEGAAVVVADLNSQAGEATIAEIASAGGRAVFQHTDVASDAAIKSMIERAISEFGRLDITYNNAGIGGATGRLEETEGADWDKSFIILTRAVFLGIKYSIAPMRKAGGGSIISTSSVAGLRGVAGLHAYSAAKAAVVSLTESAAIELGRDRIRVNCICPGGVLTPLVYRGMPGGEEAARANMDRSQPIPRAGRPEDIAAMALFLASDEAEWITGTAMVVDGGMNTGNTRINFGTGFSGPSFERRERS; via the coding sequence ATGGGCAAGCTCGACGGTAAAGTCGCAGTGATCACTGGCGCGGCAAGCGGGATGGGCCGGGCGACGGCTCTGCGTTTCGCTAAAGAGGGCGCGGCCGTTGTCGTCGCGGACCTTAATTCGCAAGCAGGCGAAGCGACGATCGCGGAAATTGCGTCGGCAGGTGGGCGCGCGGTTTTTCAACATACTGATGTTGCCAGCGACGCCGCGATCAAGTCCATGATCGAGCGCGCAATCAGCGAGTTCGGCCGCCTCGATATCACCTACAACAACGCGGGTATCGGCGGCGCGACCGGGCGTCTCGAAGAGACCGAGGGCGCGGATTGGGACAAGAGCTTCATCATTCTGACGCGCGCAGTGTTTCTCGGGATCAAGTATTCGATCGCGCCGATGCGCAAAGCCGGGGGCGGATCGATCATCTCGACGTCGTCGGTGGCCGGGCTGCGCGGAGTGGCCGGGCTGCACGCCTACAGCGCCGCGAAGGCCGCGGTCGTGAGCCTGACCGAGAGCGCCGCGATTGAACTCGGCCGCGATCGGATCCGGGTGAATTGTATCTGTCCGGGCGGCGTCCTGACGCCGCTGGTCTATCGTGGGATGCCGGGCGGTGAGGAGGCGGCGCGCGCTAATATGGATCGCTCGCAGCCAATCCCGCGCGCCGGACGGCCCGAGGATATCGCGGCGATGGCGCTGTTTCTCGCCAGCGACGAAGCGGAATGGATCACCGGGACCGCGATGGTGGTTGATGGCGGCATGAACACCGGCAACACCCGCATCAATTTCGGCACGGGCTTCTCGGGGCCCTCGTTCGAGCGTCGGGAACGCAGTTAG
- a CDS encoding transferrin receptor-like dimerization domain-containing protein has protein sequence MLLAAAGLLWAFAAFAAPSPTASPAPSAAPSDEAPLEHNFDAQIHPDDLRDWVKVLASEPNQVGSPHDKANAERILGWFKSWGWDAHIETFWVLYPTPLSETLELTAPDHFVATLQEPPIPGDSSATATEPALPAYVTYQGDGDVTAPLVYVNYGMQDDYKTLARLGVNVKGRIVIARYGAGWRGLKPKLAQDHGAVGCIIYSDPAQDGYSVDETYPVGPMRPPRGIQRGSVADMTLYPGDPLTPGVGATKDAKRLTRAEATTILKIPVVPISYADAQALLAALGGRVVPPAWRGALPITYHVGPGAAVAHLAIKSDWSIKAIDDVIATMKGAVLPDEWIVRGNHHDGWVFGASDPLSGQAALLAEAQAIGGLVKQGWRPRRTIVYTSWDAEEPMLLGSTEWAETHADELKKKTVLYVNSDTNGRGLLSVGGSPEFGHLVNQVASDVIDPETGAPIGQRLRAKMQVEALEPDAGEQAKADAKIAAQADKDFPIEALGSGSDFSSFIDHLGIPALDVSFEGEGETYGVYHSRYDTFEHHSRFVDPGFVYDALLAKTIGRIVLRAAAAEVPMQHTGAFADAVADYLDQAKKLADDEREKAEIQTKMIGDRAFQLADDPTKSSGLPEALDRVPHIEFAALEDAVARLKRVAMAYDETLAANAAQLSDTQRARLDALMLDLDQTLAPEVGLPGRQWYRNLIYAPGRFTGYRAKTLPGVTEAIEDRRWNDANRYAKITAGALNAYSDRLEQATALIKGK, from the coding sequence ATGCTACTCGCGGCCGCGGGCCTGTTATGGGCGTTTGCGGCTTTCGCCGCGCCGTCACCGACGGCCTCCCCTGCGCCCTCCGCGGCGCCGTCCGACGAGGCTCCGCTCGAACACAATTTTGACGCGCAAATCCATCCGGACGACTTGCGCGACTGGGTGAAGGTTCTGGCGAGCGAGCCGAACCAGGTGGGCTCGCCGCACGACAAGGCCAATGCCGAGCGCATCCTCGGCTGGTTCAAGAGCTGGGGCTGGGACGCGCATATCGAAACTTTCTGGGTGCTCTATCCGACGCCGCTCAGCGAAACCCTCGAGTTGACGGCGCCTGATCACTTCGTCGCGACGCTGCAGGAGCCGCCAATCCCCGGCGATTCGAGTGCAACCGCTACCGAGCCGGCGTTGCCGGCCTACGTCACTTATCAGGGCGACGGCGACGTCACCGCGCCTCTGGTTTACGTCAATTACGGGATGCAGGACGATTACAAAACGCTCGCGCGGCTGGGCGTCAACGTCAAAGGCAGGATCGTGATCGCGCGTTACGGCGCCGGATGGCGCGGGCTCAAGCCGAAGCTCGCGCAGGACCACGGCGCGGTCGGGTGCATCATCTATTCCGATCCCGCGCAGGACGGCTACTCGGTTGACGAGACTTACCCCGTTGGGCCGATGCGTCCGCCGCGCGGCATCCAGCGCGGCTCGGTCGCCGACATGACGCTGTATCCCGGCGATCCGTTGACGCCCGGCGTCGGCGCGACCAAAGACGCGAAGCGGCTGACCAGAGCCGAGGCGACGACGATTCTCAAGATTCCCGTCGTTCCGATCTCCTACGCCGATGCGCAGGCGCTGCTCGCGGCGCTCGGTGGGCGCGTGGTTCCTCCCGCCTGGCGCGGCGCGTTGCCGATTACCTATCACGTCGGGCCCGGCGCGGCCGTCGCGCATCTGGCGATCAAGTCCGACTGGAGCATCAAAGCGATCGACGACGTGATCGCGACGATGAAGGGCGCGGTCCTGCCCGATGAATGGATCGTGCGCGGCAATCATCATGACGGCTGGGTCTTTGGCGCGAGCGATCCGCTCTCCGGCCAGGCGGCCTTGCTGGCGGAGGCGCAGGCGATCGGCGGGCTCGTCAAGCAGGGGTGGCGGCCGCGTCGCACGATAGTCTATACGAGCTGGGACGCCGAAGAACCGATGCTCCTCGGCTCGACCGAATGGGCCGAGACTCACGCCGACGAGCTCAAGAAAAAGACCGTGCTCTACGTCAATTCCGACACCAACGGACGGGGTCTGCTGAGCGTCGGCGGCAGCCCGGAGTTCGGGCATCTGGTGAATCAGGTGGCGAGCGACGTAATCGATCCGGAGACCGGTGCTCCGATCGGACAGCGGCTGCGCGCGAAGATGCAGGTCGAGGCGCTCGAACCCGACGCCGGCGAGCAGGCTAAAGCTGATGCCAAGATCGCCGCACAGGCTGACAAGGACTTTCCGATCGAGGCGCTGGGCTCGGGCTCGGATTTTTCCAGCTTCATTGATCATCTCGGAATTCCCGCGCTCGATGTTTCGTTCGAGGGCGAGGGCGAGACCTACGGGGTCTACCACTCGCGCTACGATACGTTCGAGCATCACAGCCGTTTCGTCGATCCGGGCTTCGTCTACGACGCGCTGCTCGCGAAAACGATCGGGCGGATAGTCCTACGTGCGGCCGCGGCCGAAGTCCCGATGCAACACACTGGCGCATTTGCCGACGCCGTGGCGGATTATCTCGATCAGGCCAAGAAGCTCGCCGACGATGAGCGCGAAAAGGCCGAAATCCAAACCAAGATGATCGGCGACCGCGCCTTTCAGCTCGCCGACGATCCGACCAAGTCGAGCGGCCTGCCCGAGGCGCTCGATCGCGTTCCGCATATCGAATTCGCCGCGCTCGAAGATGCGGTCGCGCGCCTCAAGCGGGTCGCGATGGCGTATGACGAGACGCTCGCGGCCAACGCCGCTCAGCTCTCCGACACACAGCGCGCGCGGCTGGACGCGCTGATGCTCGACCTCGATCAGACGCTAGCCCCGGAGGTCGGCCTGCCCGGGCGTCAGTGGTACAGGAATCTCATCTACGCACCGGGCCGCTTTACTGGTTATCGGGCCAAAACGCTGCCCGGCGTGACCGAGGCGATCGAAGATCGGCGCTGGAACGACGCCAATCGTTACGCCAAAATCACCGCGGGCGCGCTCAACGCGTATAGCGACCGGCTCGAGCAGGCGACGGCGCTAATCAAGGGCAAGTGA